The following proteins come from a genomic window of Melopsittacus undulatus isolate bMelUnd1 unplaced genomic scaffold, bMelUnd1.mat.Z mat_scaffold_767_arrow_ctg1, whole genome shotgun sequence:
- the LOC117438885 gene encoding LOW QUALITY PROTEIN: small EDRK-rich factor 2-like (The sequence of the model RefSeq protein was modified relative to this genomic sequence to represent the inferred CDS: inserted 1 base in 1 codon), producing MTRGNQRELARQKNLKKQSDSXKGKRRDDGLSAAARKQRDSEIMQQKQKKADEKKEGTK from the exons ATGACCC GCGGGAACCAGCGCGAACTGGCGCGGCAGAAGAACCTGAAGAAGCAGAGCGACT GCAAGGGCAAGCGGCGGGACGACGGGCTCTCGGCCGCCGCCCGCAAGCAGAG GGACTCGGAGAtcatgcagcagaagcagaagaaggCCGACGAGAAGAAGGAGGGCACCAAGTAG